The DNA window TGACCTGGGACTTGCCGTCGGGACGGAGGTATTTTAATATTTTATCCTTCCTGACCTGGGCCAGCCGCTGGCACAGTCTGTGAGACAGCGAAATAGTAAGCGGCATCAGCTCCGGTGTTTCATTACAGGCGAAACCGACCATCATTCCCTGGTCTCCAGCTCCGATTTCATCTAAATGGCTGACGCCGGAGCTTTCCTTGGCTTCCAGGGACTTACTCACGCCCTGATCAATGTCGGGGGATTGTTCTTTAATAGAGACCATCACGCCCACGGACTGGTAGTCGAAACCGTATTCAGGTTTAATATAACCTATGTCACGCACAACCGCCCTTACTATCTGCGGTACATCGATGTAGCATTTGGTTGTTATCTCACCCATGACTATGACTAAACCGGTCGTCGTGGCAACCTCACAGGCCACCCTTCCGAACGGGTCTTTTTCCATAATCGCATCGAGAACGGCATCGGATATTTGGTCGCACAGCTTATCGGGATGACCCTCCGTAACCGATTCCGAGGTCAGAAACAAGGACGACGATGTCATAAATGTACTCATTTAATTTCCTTTCCAGATTAAGTGCCTGATTCCCAGCTCTCAAGATATTTTCGCTGTTCGTCCGTCAACGTGTCAATAGTAATGCCCATCGAGGCCAGCTTCAGCCTGCCAACTTCCTTATCGATCGCCGTCGGCACATTGTAAACGCCGGGCTTATCGATCCCTTCTTTAACTAGGTATTCCGCGCAAAGCGCCTGATTGGCGAAGCTCATATCCATAACGCTGGCGGGATGACCCTCGGCCGCTGCCAGGTTTATCAGACGACCTTCCCCGAGCAGGTATATCTTCCTCCCGTTTTTAAGCGAGTATTCGTCGATGCCCGGCCGTAGGCTGCGTTTTGCCATGGAAAGCTTTTCCAGCGCAAGGATGTTTATCTCAACGTTGAAATGCCCGCTGTTGGCTACGATTGCGCCGTCTTTCATTTTAGTGAAATGCGACTTATCGAGAACACTTGTATCTCCAGTTAGCGTAATAAAAACATCTCCTACTTTTGCCGCTTCGGCAATGGTCATGACAGCGTAACCGTCCATGCATGCTTCCAGCGCGCGGATCGGGTCGATCTCGGTAACGATGATATGGCTGCCCATGCCGCGCGCCCGCATGGCGACGCCGCGGCCGCACCAGCCGTAGCCGCATACTACTACGTTCTTGCCGGCCCAGAGGATGTTAGTGGCACGGGTGATGCCATCGATTGTGCTTTGCCCGGTGCCGTATCGATTGTCGAACAAATGCTTGGTGTCGGCTTCGTTGACCGCGATTATTGGGTATTTGAGCTTTTTCCCCGTAGCCATGCTGTTCAATCGAATACAGCCGGTGGTCGTCTCTTCCGTGCCGCCTATGATGTTCTTGATCAGGTCTTTGCGCTCTTTATGGATTGTCGACACCAGATCGGCTCCATCGTCCATCGTGATATTCGGCTTCGTATCCAGCACGGCGTTGATGTGTTTGTAGTATGTCTTATTATCCTCGCCTTTTATCGCGTAGACCGGTATGCCGAACTCATTCACGATGGCGGCGGCCGTTTCATCTTGAGTCGAAAGAGGATTTGAGGCGCACACTGCGACGTCAGCGCCTCCTTCTTTCAGCGTAAGCGCCAGGTTCGCCGTCTCCGTGGTCACATGAAGGCATGCCGCGATGCGTATGCCCTTCAGCGGTTTCTCTTTGGCGAAACGTTTGCGTATCAGGCGCAGCACGGGCATATCCCGTTCCGCCCACTCGATGCGTATCGCTCCCGCCGCTGCGAGTGACATATTTTTAACATCAGCCTTGATTTTGCCCATTATAAATATTCCTTCCTAATTTAGTTTGAACTGGTCCGCGACCCAGCCCGGCACATTAACGGTGCCGAGGATTATCGGTTTCTGGTGGCAATCGCTGCCACCAGTCATTATAAGCCCATTGCGCCTGGCGAAGCCAGTGTAATGCGCTGCTATAGTTTTATTGCTCCTGGGATACCAGCATTCCACGCCGTCTATGTACTCCAGCATGTATTGCGAAATTATGTTGGTCTGCGCATTCAGGTTTGTGGTTATCTCCCACAGGGACGTTCCTTTATCATCGGCTGGATGTGCGTGTACCAGCACGCCGCCCGCGTCCCTGATCAGATGCGACGCCTCTTCAAGTGATAGAGGGTACTTCGGGACGTCGAGTCTTACGAGATACTTATCGAAGGCCTGCTGCTTATCTCTGACTACCCCTTTTTTAACCAGATAGTTAGCGATATGCGGCCGTCCGAAAGAGCCGTTGACGCTATCGCTGATATTGGCGATATCATCCTCAGTGAACCTGTCGATACCTTCCGCGTCGAATGCTTCATTCAGCTTTTGCAGTATTTGCTGCGCCCTTTTCTCGCGATGCTCTCTTAATGATTGCAGTTTCTCCTTGAGCGCGGCATTATCCGGGTCGTAGTCATATCCCAGGAAATCCAGAGAATAAGGCTTGTTCTTGTATGTGAACGTCACGTTCAATTCCACTCCTGATATGTAGCAGATTCCGAGGTCGGACGCTATCTTGAACGCTTCGTTCTGACAATCGATATTGTCGTGATCGGTGACGGACATGAAATTAATGTTCCGGCGCTTCGCCTCTCGGAAGACTTCATCGATGGGCAGGTTGCCGTCGGAACCGGTCTTGGTATGGATGTGCAGGTCGATTTTCATGCGGGCCTATTCCAGACTTTCTCCATGCCGATCGGTTGTGTCTGAAGTCATGCTTTTTTGTTGTAACACTTGATGAATCTCTCTATGGAGCGATCGTACGTTCGTTCGACCTCAGGAGGGAAAAGACATCCCGGCAATTCACCCATCTTCCTGTGGTAAGTAATGCACTCGCAGCACTTCCCCTTGCGGGAGCACGGCTCGTATGTGCAGGTGCATTTCTCCATATTTGCTTTGATGTTACATTCCATTTCGAATTCCTATCACTTGATGTATTTATTCCTGAAGGCCAGCGAAAGGTCGGCGAGGAGTTCAAGAGCCCGCTCCGCGCCTTCTTCCGAGGCTGGTTCCAAACCGCATGCAGGCGTGAGAAGACTTTGTTTCAGCAGCTTGTCCCTGCTCACTCCTTTGCGCTCAAGTCCGGCCATGCAGCCGGTTAATCTGTCCAGCAGGTTTTTTACAGCTTCGTTCTGAAGGAACTTATCTTCGCGCGGCACTATGCCCCAGGCGATAACGCCTCCGCGCTCCATGAAGTCCTTTACTTCCGGATAAAGGGCGATCGTATTTCCGTAGCTGTAAGCGTCGAAGTTGATGATGTCTACGGATGTATTAAGCAGGATAGACCAGTCAGTATTGCCGCAGCAATGAACACCTTTCAGGCTTTGAACGTTTTCGAAAGTCCCTTCTATCAGTTCGGTAATACGTTCCCGCGGAATAGAGACAAATGCAGAGCCGGCCGCGGACATATAGGGTTCGTCGAAGAAAATAATCGTATTATCGGAGAGTTCTCGAAGCCTGGATTCCTGCCAGCGGGCCTTCAAGTTGAGATGCTTGACTACTGCGTCGGCGGCGGTCTCATCGTACAGGATAGGGCGGCGGTTCTCGTCGGTGACGGTCATGCCCCATGTAAACGGACCAGTTATCTGGCCTTTGACGGCAACAGGGTTCGACAGCCTGTGATTCAGGAATTCGTGCAGCCCCGCGGCGTATTCCTTGCTTATGCCGAAATCTTCTAGCTTGTTTTCAATATAAGCCGTGTACAGCTTTTCCAGTGGCTCGTCTATACCTTGTGATAAGTTTACATAAATTCTGTCCTGTTCCAGAACGAGTCCCGGGAATCCATCACTGTATTGGGCATACATGTTCTCAAGGAAAGAGCGTTTCGGCAATTGAGGCCAGAATGGGATCTCCGACAGGTATTTTGCAATGAGCGAGCAAGCCTTTGCAGGTTCTTTGTGAGGCATGCTGCCTATAGCAGTCGGCAGGCCGCTTAAATGAAAGCCGGTGCGGGATAATGTGTTCACTTTACTGAATATACTTCCTTATCAGCAGCGATAGGTCTTTCTTTGTTGCGGAAGGTATAAGCGCCGGGTCGGTCAGTATGGCGTTTTTTAACGCGCTGGCGCACTGACAATCCCGTTTATCCGGGATGCATCTCACCGCTTTTCTGATGATGCGTTTTGATATATCGGATGTGAGTTTGAGATTGGATATAGCTATATCGACGGTGACTTCTTCCTCGGTCTCGTGCCATACGTCGTAATCTGTGACGCATCCCACAGTGGCGTAACATATCTCTGCCTCGCGGGCCAGCTTGGCCTCGGGCAGTGCGGTCATGCCGATGATGCTGGCGCCCCATGAGCGGTAGAGGTTGGACTCGGCCTTAGTGGAAAAAAGCGGCCCCTCCATTATGACATATGTTCCCTCGGGATGGACCTTTGCCCTTTCTTCTAGCGCCGCTTTATACAGAATGTCGCTGAGTATAGGGCAGAACGGCCTGGCGAACCCCACGTGCGCGACGATGCCTCCCGTGAAGAACGAGCTGACCCTGTTGCTGGTGCGGTCGATAAGCTGGTCGGGGATCACGAGGTCGAGGGGGTGGATGCTCTCCTTCAGGCTGCCGACTGCGCTTACCGAGATTATCCATTCCACTCCAAGTGACTTCAGCGCATAGATGTTAGCCCTGGCCGGTATCTCAGTCGGGCTGACGAAGTGGCCCCTGCCGTGTCTCGGCAGGAAAGCCACATCTATTCCGTCGAGCGTTCCAATTATTATGGAATCGCTCGGTTCTCCGAACGGCGTCTTCGGCTTCACTTCTCTAATATCGGTCAGCCCCTCCATCTCATATAATCCGGTGCCGCCGATAACACCTATATTAGCCTTTGGCACGTTTTGTCTTCTCCTGTTTCTGTGGAAGCAATCGAATCGTTAGAGGGATACTATTTTAATCGAAGCAGACTGTTTTTATACGGCTCTCGTAATATCCCACGCTCTGTAATTATAGCAGATATATATCTGTGAGGGGTAACATCGAAGGCGGGGTTAGCCGCGCGCACGCCCTCCGGCGCAATGGGGATGCCGCGTATATGCGTAACTTCCTCGGGATTTCTTTGCTCGATGGGTATGTCGGAGCCTGAGCCGATGGTAGTATCGACTGTGCTTGTAGGCGCCGCCACATAGAAGGGTACGCCGTTCTCCATGGCCAGCACCGCCAGGTTATAGGTACCAATCTTATTTGCGACGTCGCCGTTGGCCACAATTCTATCGGCTCCCACTATCACACAATCGATTTTCCCTTGCGACAGGAAATATCCTGTCATGGTATCGGTGATCAGTGTGAACGGTATGCGGTATCGTTTGAGTTCCCATGCGGTCAACCTCGATCCCTGCAGCAGGGGACGGGTCTCACCGGCGAAGACATGAATCTTTTTGCCGCTTTCCCATGCCGCTTTGATCACGCCCAGCGCGGTGCCGTAGCCGGCGGCCAGCGCTCCCGTATTGCAATGAGTCATTATCGTATAGCCGTCCTTTATGAGGGAGGAACCGTGACGGCTCAGCGTCTTTTCCATCTCCTCGTCTTCTTTATCGATCTTTTTCGCTTCGGCCAAGAGAGCGCTCTTAATCTCGTCGACTGATTTGGCTTTCTCAGCTACGCGGTTCATTCGTTTTAAAGCCCAGAACAGGTTCACCGCCGTCGGTCGGGTAGCGGCTAATTCCTCGGATATCACGCGAAGCTTTGTGAGGAATAACTTTTTAGATTTGTCCCTTATTCCGTTTGCGCCCAGCGCCAGCCCGTATGCCGCCGCGATGCCGATGGCCGGTGCTCCCCGCACCCGCAGCATCTTTATGGCTTCAGCCACATCCTTGTAGTCGGAAAGTTCCAGATATACTTCTTCTTGAGGCAACTTTGTCTGGTCGATTAGACGGACTTTGCCGGAAACCCAATCGACAGCTTTGATCTCAGTTGTATTTCTCATGCTTCATGCTTTCGTCGGTTATTCCAGTATCTTGAATTGCAGCACGTCTACCAGTCCTTTATCGGTGAGACGCAGTTCAGGGATTACAGGCAGGGCGAGAAAGGATAGCGTCGCGAAAGGAGCGGATAGCTTCGAGCCCAGTTTAGCGGCAGCCTTCTCTACCTCCTCCAGCTTCTTGACCACCTTGTCGAGCGGCTGATCCGAGAGCAGTCCGGCTATGGGCAGGGGCAGCGCTTTGATGATTTTACCGTCGCATGCTACGACAAGACCTCCACCCAACGCCTCGACCTTTTTTATCGCGATATAAATATCTTTATCGTTCGTTCCCGCGGCGACGATGTTATGTGAGTCGTGAGCGATAGATGAGGTCAGCGCGCCGCGTTTCAGACCGAGCCCTTTCACCAGCCCCAGGCCGATGTTGCCGGTAGCTTTGTGGCGTTCGACTACGACGAGCTTTAAGATGTCGCGTTTCGTGTCAGCTACGACTGCGCCGTCGATTATCTTGGCTTTTTCATTAACGCTTCTAGTTATTATCTGATTCGGGACTATCTCTATTACGGGGTGATGCCATTTGGCAGCTTTAATCTTAAGTCTCTCGAGCTTAAAGGGCTTCACTTTCATGGTATGAGTCATCTGTTTGTTTTCACGTATCGAAGATGCGAATAGAGGTTTGCCAGCGCGAGCTACTAGCTTGCCGTGGCGGAATACCATCTCAGTTTTAAACCTGCGCAGGTCGCTCAGTACTGCAATGTTCGCCATATATCCCGGGGCGATGGCGCCGACGTTTTTTATCGCAAATCGCTCGGCAGTATTAATCGTGGCCATCTGTATCGCGCGTACAGGGTCCAGGCCCAGCTTTATCGCTTTTCGCACCACCGCATCGATGTCGCCGTCTTTCATCAGGTCGTAGCAGGAACGGTCGTCCACGACGAAGATGCAGCGCTTATAGGTTTTATCTGTGACCAGCGGCAGCAGTTCCTCAAGGTTCTTCTCGGATGAGCCCTCACGTATCATCACGTACATGCCTTTGCGCAGTTTCTCCTGAGCCTCTGCGAATTTTGTCGATTCGTGATCGGAGCTCATACCGGTGGCGATGTAGGCGTTAAGATCTTTGCCACCTAATCCGGGGGCGTGGCCGTCAATAACTTTGCTCTGAGACGCGCTGATTTTGGCCAGGACCTGGCCGTCGGCGAAAAGAACGCCCAGGAAGTTCATCATCTCGCCCAGGCCTGTAGTTTCGTCCCATGAAAGTATTTCTTCGATATCGTCCGGAGCTAGAGAGGCTCCGGCGGTTTCCAGGTGTGTTGCCGGTACACATGACGGGGCCATGAAATAAATGTCGAGAGGCAATGACCCGGCATAGCTCAAAACGTATTTTATGCCCGCGATGCCTTTGACATTCGCTATTTCATGCAGGTCGGTGACGATACCGGTGACGCCGCGCGGCACTACGGCTTCGGCGTAGCGGGCTATATGCAGCATCGAGCTTTCCGTGTGTATGTGCCCGTTGATGAGTCCCGGCGAGATATATTTGCCTTTGAGGTCGATAACTTGTTTCGCGTCCTTGTAGTCGCCGACGCCCGCGATCCTATCTTTATATATCGCGATGTTCCCCTTTTCGATTTCACCGCTGAAGGTGTTCACTATCCTGGCATTCGCCAGTATCAGATCGGCCGGGGCGATGCCGCGGGCTACGGCAATCAGTTTATCCAGCTTCATCTAATCCTCCACGACGCATATATCGCACAGGTTCCGGTATTCCTCATTGCAGTCTATTCCGTAACCTACGACGAATTTATCCGGAACGGTTATGCCGACGTAATCTATGTCGATTTTGACCTTTCTGCGCGACGGTTTGTCCAGCAGGGCGCATGTTTTCACGGAGGCCGGCTTGCGCCTTTTTACGTATTTCACGAAGTGGCTTATAGACAGGCCGGTATCCACGATATCATCGACGACGATAACATCGCGGTTTTTTACCGATGTCTCTAATCCGTGTACTATGTTTACCTTACCTGAGCTCACTTTACCCGAACCGTAGCTAGACAAGCGTACGAAGTCTACCTCAACCGGCATATCGATAAGGCGAATGAGATCGGCTAGAAAGATAAAAGAGCCTTTCAGCACGCCGATGATCAGGGGGTTCTTATCTTTATAATCGTTACTTATTTCTTGAGCCAGCCGTCTGACCTCGAAGTGCAGTTCTTCTCTCGGAATGAGCACTTTTGGTTTGTCCTGCGATTGCAACGATGCGATACCGGGAGTCGGCTTCATAAATGATTCATCTATGAGGCCTTCGGCGCGTTCGTAGCACGGGCATGGGGGAACTCCTATAGCGGCGAAAACACAGTTATCCAGGTGCATGCCTGAATACCACCCGGTCATCTCGTTTTCTTCTATCTCGCACCAGTGTTCCTGATAGTCCTCTTCAGGATCATATTGCCCCAGCTTGTGATGCGAGCATGTGGCGCAGCGAGCGGGACGAAAGAAATCCATAGCTTCCTCCATGCAGACATTATATTTACTCATCATCTGTGTGTCTACTTTTACTTGACACTATCTAGATACTCGTTTATCATCGCTACAGTTGCGAGTGTTCGTGGTCTGATATGAAGTACAAAGCTTTAAAATATGAGAAAAAGGGACGCACAGCTTATATCATTCTAGATACGCCTGAAAACGGCGATTCGTTGCATGAGAGTGTGTGTAATGAACTACTGGATGTTTGCGATGTTGTCAGCCGAGACGATTCCATAAGTGTGGTTGTGTTTGGACATGCCGGGCGAACGTTCCTGTTTGGCACGGCGACTGAGCTTGGTGCACTCGTAAGTGAAGTTATTGGGTCGGTGGCCCGCCTCGATAAAGTTACCGTTGCCGTGATTGATGGGGATGCT is part of the Dehalococcoidia bacterium genome and encodes:
- the ahcY gene encoding adenosylhomocysteinase, giving the protein MGKIKADVKNMSLAAAGAIRIEWAERDMPVLRLIRKRFAKEKPLKGIRIAACLHVTTETANLALTLKEGGADVAVCASNPLSTQDETAAAIVNEFGIPVYAIKGEDNKTYYKHINAVLDTKPNITMDDGADLVSTIHKERKDLIKNIIGGTEETTTGCIRLNSMATGKKLKYPIIAVNEADTKHLFDNRYGTGQSTIDGITRATNILWAGKNVVVCGYGWCGRGVAMRARGMGSHIIVTEIDPIRALEACMDGYAVMTIAEAAKVGDVFITLTGDTSVLDKSHFTKMKDGAIVANSGHFNVEINILALEKLSMAKRSLRPGIDEYSLKNGRKIYLLGEGRLINLAAAEGHPASVMDMSFANQALCAEYLVKEGIDKPGVYNVPTAIDKEVGRLKLASMGITIDTLTDEQRKYLESWESGT
- a CDS encoding PHP domain-containing protein → MKIDLHIHTKTGSDGNLPIDEVFREAKRRNINFMSVTDHDNIDCQNEAFKIASDLGICYISGVELNVTFTYKNKPYSLDFLGYDYDPDNAALKEKLQSLREHREKRAQQILQKLNEAFDAEGIDRFTEDDIANISDSVNGSFGRPHIANYLVKKGVVRDKQQAFDKYLVRLDVPKYPLSLEEASHLIRDAGGVLVHAHPADDKGTSLWEITTNLNAQTNIISQYMLEYIDGVECWYPRSNKTIAAHYTGFARRNGLIMTGGSDCHQKPIILGTVNVPGWVADQFKLN
- a CDS encoding DUF6485 family protein, whose protein sequence is MECNIKANMEKCTCTYEPCSRKGKCCECITYHRKMGELPGCLFPPEVERTYDRSIERFIKCYNKKA
- a CDS encoding methionine synthase, which produces MNTLSRTGFHLSGLPTAIGSMPHKEPAKACSLIAKYLSEIPFWPQLPKRSFLENMYAQYSDGFPGLVLEQDRIYVNLSQGIDEPLEKLYTAYIENKLEDFGISKEYAAGLHEFLNHRLSNPVAVKGQITGPFTWGMTVTDENRRPILYDETAADAVVKHLNLKARWQESRLRELSDNTIIFFDEPYMSAAGSAFVSIPRERITELIEGTFENVQSLKGVHCCGNTDWSILLNTSVDIINFDAYSYGNTIALYPEVKDFMERGGVIAWGIVPREDKFLQNEAVKNLLDRLTGCMAGLERKGVSRDKLLKQSLLTPACGLEPASEEGAERALELLADLSLAFRNKYIK
- the mtnP gene encoding S-methyl-5'-thioadenosine phosphorylase, yielding MPKANIGVIGGTGLYEMEGLTDIREVKPKTPFGEPSDSIIIGTLDGIDVAFLPRHGRGHFVSPTEIPARANIYALKSLGVEWIISVSAVGSLKESIHPLDLVIPDQLIDRTSNRVSSFFTGGIVAHVGFARPFCPILSDILYKAALEERAKVHPEGTYVIMEGPLFSTKAESNLYRSWGASIIGMTALPEAKLAREAEICYATVGCVTDYDVWHETEEEVTVDIAISNLKLTSDISKRIIRKAVRCIPDKRDCQCASALKNAILTDPALIPSATKKDLSLLIRKYIQ
- the mtnA gene encoding S-methyl-5-thioribose-1-phosphate isomerase, with the protein product MRNTTEIKAVDWVSGKVRLIDQTKLPQEEVYLELSDYKDVAEAIKMLRVRGAPAIGIAAAYGLALGANGIRDKSKKLFLTKLRVISEELAATRPTAVNLFWALKRMNRVAEKAKSVDEIKSALLAEAKKIDKEDEEMEKTLSRHGSSLIKDGYTIMTHCNTGALAAGYGTALGVIKAAWESGKKIHVFAGETRPLLQGSRLTAWELKRYRIPFTLITDTMTGYFLSQGKIDCVIVGADRIVANGDVANKIGTYNLAVLAMENGVPFYVAAPTSTVDTTIGSGSDIPIEQRNPEEVTHIRGIPIAPEGVRAANPAFDVTPHRYISAIITERGILREPYKNSLLRLK
- the ade gene encoding adenine deaminase; translation: MKLDKLIAVARGIAPADLILANARIVNTFSGEIEKGNIAIYKDRIAGVGDYKDAKQVIDLKGKYISPGLINGHIHTESSMLHIARYAEAVVPRGVTGIVTDLHEIANVKGIAGIKYVLSYAGSLPLDIYFMAPSCVPATHLETAGASLAPDDIEEILSWDETTGLGEMMNFLGVLFADGQVLAKISASQSKVIDGHAPGLGGKDLNAYIATGMSSDHESTKFAEAQEKLRKGMYVMIREGSSEKNLEELLPLVTDKTYKRCIFVVDDRSCYDLMKDGDIDAVVRKAIKLGLDPVRAIQMATINTAERFAIKNVGAIAPGYMANIAVLSDLRRFKTEMVFRHGKLVARAGKPLFASSIRENKQMTHTMKVKPFKLERLKIKAAKWHHPVIEIVPNQIITRSVNEKAKIIDGAVVADTKRDILKLVVVERHKATGNIGLGLVKGLGLKRGALTSSIAHDSHNIVAAGTNDKDIYIAIKKVEALGGGLVVACDGKIIKALPLPIAGLLSDQPLDKVVKKLEEVEKAAAKLGSKLSAPFATLSFLALPVIPELRLTDKGLVDVLQFKILE
- the hpt gene encoding hypoxanthine phosphoribosyltransferase, with the protein product MMSKYNVCMEEAMDFFRPARCATCSHHKLGQYDPEEDYQEHWCEIEENEMTGWYSGMHLDNCVFAAIGVPPCPCYERAEGLIDESFMKPTPGIASLQSQDKPKVLIPREELHFEVRRLAQEISNDYKDKNPLIIGVLKGSFIFLADLIRLIDMPVEVDFVRLSSYGSGKVSSGKVNIVHGLETSVKNRDVIVVDDIVDTGLSISHFVKYVKRRKPASVKTCALLDKPSRRKVKIDIDYVGITVPDKFVVGYGIDCNEEYRNLCDICVVED